A section of the Rummeliibacillus pycnus genome encodes:
- the asnS gene encoding asparagine--tRNA ligase, translating into MKKITIQDMPKHVGETVKIGAWLANKRSSGKIAFLQLRDGSGFVQGVVVKVNVSEETFATAKSIHQETSLYVVGEVTEDTRSSFGYELQVKEIEVIAESHDYPITPKEHGVEFLMDHRHLWLRSKKQHANMKVRNEIIRATYEFFNDNGFTKVDPPILTGSAPEGTSELFHTKYFDQDAYLSQSGQLYMEAAAMALGKVFSFGPTFRAEKSKTRRHLIEFWMIEPEMAFVEHDESLEIQEQYVSYIVQSVLKNCKLELEVLGRDTSKLEKVQAPFPRISYDDAIDLLHEKGFDDIQWGEDFGAPHETAIAEHFDKPVFITCYPVGIKPFYMQPHPDRDDVVLCADLIAPEGYGEIIGGSERIWNYDLMKQRIAEYGLDEEAYAWYLDLRKYGSVPHSGFGLGLERTVAWITGAEHVRETIPFPRLLNRIYP; encoded by the coding sequence ATGAAGAAAATTACAATTCAAGACATGCCAAAACATGTCGGCGAAACTGTAAAAATTGGCGCTTGGTTAGCAAATAAACGCTCAAGTGGTAAAATTGCGTTTTTACAATTACGAGATGGTTCAGGCTTCGTTCAAGGTGTAGTAGTAAAAGTAAATGTATCAGAAGAAACATTTGCTACTGCAAAATCTATTCATCAAGAAACATCTTTATATGTTGTTGGTGAAGTAACAGAAGATACTCGTTCATCATTTGGATATGAACTTCAAGTGAAAGAAATTGAAGTGATTGCTGAATCCCATGATTATCCAATTACACCAAAAGAGCATGGGGTAGAATTCTTAATGGATCATCGCCATTTATGGTTACGTTCTAAAAAACAACATGCTAACATGAAAGTTCGCAATGAAATTATTCGTGCAACTTACGAATTTTTCAATGATAATGGCTTTACTAAAGTTGATCCTCCAATCCTAACAGGTTCAGCTCCCGAAGGAACATCTGAATTATTCCATACTAAATATTTTGATCAAGATGCTTATCTTTCTCAATCTGGTCAACTTTATATGGAAGCAGCGGCTATGGCACTTGGAAAAGTATTTTCTTTCGGTCCAACATTCCGCGCAGAAAAATCAAAAACACGTCGTCATTTAATTGAATTCTGGATGATTGAACCAGAGATGGCATTTGTTGAACATGATGAGTCACTTGAAATACAAGAACAATATGTTTCATATATTGTTCAATCTGTACTTAAAAATTGCAAACTAGAATTAGAAGTATTAGGTCGTGATACATCTAAACTTGAAAAAGTACAAGCACCATTCCCACGTATTTCTTATGATGATGCGATTGATTTATTACACGAAAAAGGCTTTGATGATATTCAATGGGGAGAAGATTTCGGTGCGCCACATGAAACAGCAATTGCCGAACATTTTGACAAACCAGTATTCATCACTTGCTATCCAGTAGGTATTAAACCATTCTATATGCAACCACATCCTGATCGCGATGATGTTGTACTTTGTGCAGATTTAATCGCACCTGAAGGTTATGGTGAAATTATTGGTGGTTCTGAACGTATTTGGAACTATGATTTAATGAAACAACGTATTGCTGAATATGGGCTAGATGAAGAAGCTTACGCATGGTATCTTGATTTACGTAAATATGGATCAGTACCACACTCAGGATTTGGTTTAGGACTAGAACGTACAGTTGCTTGGATTACTGGTGCCGAACATGTACGTGAAACAATTCCATTCCCACGCCTATTGAACAGAATTTATCCATAA
- a CDS encoding cell wall elongation regulator TseB-like domain-containing protein has translation MKNWIKFLTIFLLILSLSLIVIIGWKSYSPFYSTEKTAKAAVLQTQQLKTVTDTYVYHGKDDYVTVIGTDSNGKKKAVFVPQGNTKEKPTAVLMKDGISKKDVLSEATKNGDVKKILHTKLGLEKPGVVWEITYLNKQDKLNYVYIMFDNGRWWKRILNL, from the coding sequence ATGAAAAACTGGATAAAGTTTTTAACAATTTTTTTACTGATCCTGTCGTTATCACTAATCGTTATAATTGGTTGGAAATCTTATTCACCATTTTACAGTACGGAAAAGACTGCAAAAGCAGCTGTTTTACAAACACAACAGTTAAAAACAGTAACAGATACTTATGTGTATCATGGTAAAGATGATTACGTAACGGTTATTGGTACAGATAGTAATGGCAAAAAGAAAGCTGTCTTTGTTCCTCAAGGTAATACTAAAGAAAAACCTACAGCAGTCTTGATGAAAGACGGAATATCAAAAAAAGACGTTCTTTCCGAAGCAACTAAAAATGGTGATGTAAAAAAAATACTTCATACTAAATTGGGGCTAGAAAAGCCAGGAGTTGTATGGGAAATTACTTATCTTAACAAACAAGATAAACTCAATTATGTATACATCATGTTCGATAACGGACGCTGGTGGAAACGTATTTTGAATTTATAA
- the dinG gene encoding ATP-dependent DNA helicase DinG — MESQTYAIVDLETTGHSSQQGDRIIQIAIVLMKDWKVISKYTSFVNPGKKIPYFIQDLTHITDQEVQDALPFEEQAQQIYELLQDTVFVAHNTDFDLPFLQAEFKRAGLPKWFGKHMDTVELSKILFPTAFSFKLQDISMELGIRLAHAHRADDDALATAYLLKACWEELLSLPLVTIEQLHERSFHLKSDLSQLFLDAIHIKRKQPNDSDGHLYYRDIALKQSIRVEKTDHKNLAYPSSFQEKEKLFEAAFNNFEVRPDQFKMMDTVWQALVTKQEIMTEASTGIGKTLAYLIPAIIFAKKNHCSVGISTYTSHLLDQLLQEELPKAEAILKTNVTTAVVKGMEHYVDLDRICDLLLVKDDSYDENFTKMQLIVWLQGTDTGDLSEITLSGGGQYLVDKIRRTQTTSVTHHKNAFDFYLKALSKCKDADLVITNHAMVLADLGREEPILKHLNGWILDEGHQFLQAATLRDEKIFSYTHWKYLFGQIGSTETHTIEHSFYLSMQQEDKIPLRQLMALESQFRDMTQSFDKEIDRLLHHLPIQNGKHRQNKQSFLLSNIELAQPFGSEFSRKLTHWLNLAESITTTYLQYPDELSLKQQTNLADWQYQLRELKICLAEWNSIFLRHQEKDTEWLEIDMRSMPGSLHIFKRPVQVEDSITDVLQEFRNKTGIIWTSGTLTVPNDRRFIAKQLGLSEDVPLYQFQAPKSYYDGASLYIVDDMPDIKKVTQTAYIESVADAIVQTVLATEGRCFVLFTAQDMLRKTVELIQETGTLDDYMLFAQGVSSGSRMRLLKMFQRFEHSVLFGTNSFWEGVDVPGDALAAVIVVRLPFSSPEEPFFKARAERITKQGLNSFYKLSLPEAILRFKQGFGRLIRSSQDKGVFIVLDRRIETKSYGQEFIDALPDIPVKKVSLEHMVFELEDWYNKH; from the coding sequence ATGGAAAGTCAAACTTACGCCATTGTCGATTTAGAAACAACAGGTCATTCCTCACAACAAGGAGACCGCATTATTCAAATCGCTATTGTCTTGATGAAAGATTGGAAAGTAATTTCTAAATATACATCGTTTGTGAATCCAGGCAAGAAGATACCCTATTTCATTCAAGATTTAACACATATTACAGACCAAGAAGTACAAGATGCTCTTCCTTTTGAGGAGCAGGCACAACAAATTTATGAGCTTTTACAAGATACTGTCTTTGTTGCTCATAATACTGATTTTGACTTGCCATTCTTACAAGCAGAGTTTAAACGAGCAGGTTTACCAAAATGGTTTGGGAAACATATGGATACAGTTGAGTTATCGAAGATTCTTTTTCCGACTGCATTTAGTTTTAAATTGCAAGATATTTCAATGGAGTTAGGCATAAGATTAGCGCACGCTCATCGGGCTGATGATGATGCACTTGCAACAGCCTATTTATTAAAAGCTTGTTGGGAAGAACTTCTGTCATTACCATTAGTAACCATCGAGCAACTTCATGAGAGATCATTTCATTTAAAGTCAGATTTGTCACAGCTTTTTTTAGATGCAATTCATATAAAAAGAAAACAACCGAATGATAGTGATGGCCATTTATATTATCGGGATATTGCTTTAAAACAATCAATAAGGGTGGAAAAAACAGATCATAAGAATCTAGCCTATCCATCATCTTTTCAGGAAAAAGAAAAATTATTTGAAGCAGCATTCAATAATTTTGAAGTGCGCCCAGATCAATTTAAAATGATGGATACGGTTTGGCAGGCACTTGTTACAAAGCAAGAAATAATGACTGAGGCATCAACAGGAATTGGAAAGACTCTTGCATACCTAATCCCAGCTATTATTTTTGCTAAAAAGAATCATTGTTCAGTTGGAATAAGCACGTATACATCACATTTACTAGATCAATTATTGCAAGAAGAGTTACCAAAGGCAGAAGCAATTTTAAAAACTAACGTTACCACGGCAGTAGTAAAAGGGATGGAACATTATGTGGATCTTGACCGAATTTGTGATCTTTTACTAGTAAAGGATGATTCATATGATGAAAACTTTACGAAGATGCAATTAATCGTTTGGTTACAAGGTACAGACACAGGTGACCTTAGTGAAATTACTTTATCAGGTGGTGGACAGTATTTAGTTGATAAAATTCGTCGAACTCAAACAACTTCAGTAACTCATCATAAGAATGCGTTTGATTTCTATTTAAAAGCACTTTCAAAATGTAAGGATGCAGATTTAGTGATCACAAACCATGCAATGGTATTAGCAGACTTGGGTAGGGAAGAGCCTATTTTAAAACATTTAAATGGTTGGATACTTGACGAAGGACATCAGTTTTTACAGGCGGCCACATTAAGAGATGAGAAAATTTTTTCTTATACACACTGGAAGTATCTATTTGGACAAATAGGATCAACCGAAACACATACAATAGAGCATTCTTTTTATCTTAGTATGCAACAAGAAGACAAAATTCCATTGCGACAATTAATGGCGCTAGAATCTCAGTTTAGAGACATGACTCAAAGCTTTGACAAAGAAATTGATCGATTATTACACCACCTACCCATACAAAACGGAAAACATAGACAAAATAAACAAAGTTTTTTACTATCAAATATTGAATTGGCGCAACCTTTTGGTTCTGAATTTAGTCGTAAATTAACACACTGGCTAAACTTAGCAGAGTCAATAACAACAACCTATTTACAATATCCTGACGAATTGTCATTGAAGCAACAAACAAATCTTGCTGATTGGCAATACCAGCTTCGAGAACTAAAAATTTGTTTGGCAGAATGGAACTCAATTTTTTTACGACATCAAGAAAAAGATACAGAATGGTTAGAAATTGATATGAGAAGTATGCCAGGTAGTCTTCATATATTTAAAAGACCAGTTCAAGTCGAAGATTCAATCACAGATGTTTTGCAAGAATTTCGTAATAAAACGGGAATTATCTGGACATCCGGTACTTTAACAGTTCCTAATGATAGACGTTTTATTGCAAAGCAACTTGGTCTTTCAGAAGATGTTCCACTATATCAATTCCAAGCACCAAAATCTTATTATGATGGTGCAAGTCTATATATTGTGGATGATATGCCTGACATTAAGAAGGTAACACAGACTGCATATATTGAATCTGTAGCCGATGCTATTGTACAAACTGTATTAGCCACGGAAGGTCGCTGCTTTGTATTATTTACTGCGCAAGACATGTTGCGCAAGACAGTTGAACTCATTCAAGAAACAGGTACACTTGATGATTATATGCTTTTCGCTCAAGGAGTGTCCTCAGGTAGTCGCATGCGTTTACTGAAAATGTTTCAACGCTTTGAACATTCTGTACTATTTGGAACAAATAGCTTTTGGGAAGGTGTAGATGTCCCAGGAGATGCATTAGCAGCGGTCATTGTTGTAAGATTACCATTTTCATCACCAGAAGAACCATTTTTTAAGGCAAGGGCAGAACGAATAACAAAACAAGGATTGAATTCGTTTTATAAACTATCGCTGCCAGAAGCTATTTTAAGATTCAAGCAAGGTTTTGGAAGATTGATACGTTCCTCACAAGATAAAGGGGTATTTATTGTTCTTGATCGACGGATTGAAACGAAATCCTATGGACAGGAATTTATAGACGCGTTACCTGATATTCCAGTTAAAAAAGTGTCACTTGAACATATGGTCTTTGAATTAGAAGATTGGTATAATAAACATTAA
- the panD gene encoding aspartate 1-decarboxylase, with the protein MLKMMMTSKLHRATVTQADLNYVGSITIDADLLDTVGILPNEKVQIVNNNNGSRFETYTIAGERGSGVICLNGAAARLVQPGDIVIIIGYGYMTLEEATNHKPTVAILDEQNKVKQLINYEPEATVMV; encoded by the coding sequence ATGCTAAAAATGATGATGACTTCAAAATTACATCGAGCAACAGTTACACAAGCAGACTTGAATTATGTTGGGAGTATTACAATTGATGCAGATTTATTAGATACAGTTGGAATTTTACCAAATGAAAAAGTGCAAATTGTAAATAATAACAATGGTTCACGTTTTGAAACATATACCATAGCTGGGGAACGTGGATCAGGCGTAATTTGTCTAAACGGTGCTGCTGCAAGACTCGTTCAACCAGGAGATATTGTAATTATTATCGGATATGGTTACATGACATTAGAAGAAGCCACAAATCATAAACCGACAGTTGCAATTTTAGATGAACAAAATAAAGTAAAACAATTAATTAATTATGAACCTGAAGCAACTGTAATGGTTTAG
- the panC gene encoding pantoate--beta-alanine ligase, protein MKVIKTIIELQQELEKYRIKNKKIALVPTMGYLHEGHLTLAKTARQENDIVVMSDFVNPTQFGPNEDYENYPRDLARDERIATEAGVDYLFAPSEDEMYPADGGIRIEAGPASKILCGASRPGHFNGVLQVVSKLFHIVQPTNAYFGQKDAQQLALIKLLVRDYNFPVTICSVPIVREDDGLAKSSRNVFLTAEERKQAPIIQQALQQAKADFLSNHDKELAIQKAIDMIETKTSGHIDYLELRSYPDLQEIHPETNQFLLATAVYFSNVRLIDNILFTNEEI, encoded by the coding sequence ATGAAAGTCATCAAAACAATCATTGAACTTCAACAAGAATTAGAAAAGTATCGCATAAAAAATAAAAAGATCGCTTTAGTTCCAACAATGGGTTATTTACATGAAGGGCATTTAACATTAGCAAAAACTGCAAGACAAGAAAATGACATTGTGGTGATGAGTGATTTTGTTAATCCAACTCAATTTGGTCCAAATGAAGATTATGAAAATTATCCTAGAGATTTAGCTAGAGATGAAAGAATTGCAACAGAAGCAGGTGTAGATTACTTATTCGCTCCATCTGAAGATGAAATGTATCCAGCAGATGGAGGTATTCGAATCGAAGCAGGTCCTGCTTCTAAAATTCTTTGTGGTGCATCGAGACCAGGACACTTTAACGGTGTTTTACAAGTAGTATCAAAGCTATTTCATATCGTTCAACCTACTAATGCTTATTTTGGTCAAAAAGATGCACAACAACTAGCCTTGATCAAGTTGTTAGTGAGAGATTACAACTTTCCGGTAACTATATGTAGTGTACCAATTGTTCGTGAAGATGATGGGCTTGCCAAAAGCTCTCGAAATGTATTTTTAACAGCTGAAGAAAGAAAGCAAGCTCCTATAATTCAACAAGCATTACAACAAGCCAAAGCAGACTTCTTAAGTAACCATGATAAAGAACTTGCCATTCAAAAAGCGATTGATATGATTGAGACAAAAACATCAGGTCATATAGATTATTTAGAATTACGAAGCTATCCAGATTTACAAGAAATTCACCCTGAAACAAATCAATTTTTACTTGCAACAGCAGTTTATTTTTCAAACGTAAGGTTAATTGATAATATTCTTTTTACGAATGAGGAGATCTAA
- the panB gene encoding 3-methyl-2-oxobutanoate hydroxymethyltransferase — protein sequence MKSTTDFLKMKERNEKIVMLTAYDYPSAMLAENAGVDMILVGDSLGMVVLGYDSTVKVTLDDMIHHGKATRRGAQNTFIVVDMPFGSYHGDVTDTLKNAVQVFQKTGANALKLEGAGILVKAIKTLISAGIPIVGHLGLQPQSAEVLGGYKVQGKTVETAEKLIEDALALEEAGVCAIVLECVPHQLAGVIAAKLKIPVIGIGAGQEVDGQVLVYHDVLAYGNHHVPKFVKTFAEVGKEITQGIEDYRDEVKKGSFPTSSHQFTMPDEVLGQLYGGIKR from the coding sequence ATGAAAAGTACAACAGATTTTCTAAAGATGAAAGAACGTAATGAGAAAATTGTCATGTTAACTGCTTATGACTATCCTTCGGCAATGCTTGCTGAAAATGCTGGTGTAGATATGATTCTAGTTGGTGATTCACTTGGAATGGTTGTTTTAGGCTATGATTCAACGGTTAAAGTAACATTGGATGATATGATTCATCATGGGAAGGCTACAAGAAGAGGAGCTCAAAATACATTTATCGTCGTAGATATGCCTTTTGGAAGTTATCATGGTGATGTAACAGACACTTTAAAAAATGCTGTTCAAGTATTCCAAAAAACCGGTGCCAATGCTTTAAAATTGGAAGGTGCAGGTATATTAGTAAAAGCAATTAAGACACTAATTTCTGCAGGTATTCCAATTGTAGGGCATTTGGGATTACAGCCACAATCTGCAGAAGTATTAGGTGGCTATAAAGTACAAGGGAAAACAGTTGAAACGGCAGAAAAACTAATCGAAGATGCATTAGCACTTGAAGAGGCAGGAGTTTGTGCAATTGTTTTAGAATGTGTACCACATCAATTAGCAGGCGTTATTGCTGCGAAATTGAAAATTCCTGTGATCGGTATTGGTGCAGGTCAAGAAGTTGATGGACAAGTATTAGTTTACCATGATGTTTTAGCTTACGGTAATCACCACGTACCTAAATTTGTAAAAACTTTTGCGGAAGTAGGTAAAGAAATAACACAAGGGATTGAAGATTATCGAGATGAGGTAAAAAAAGGTTCATTCCCTACATCATCACATCAATTTACAATGCCAGATGAAGTCCTTGGACAATTATATGGAGGAATAAAGAGATGA
- a CDS encoding biotin--[acetyl-CoA-carboxylase] ligase: MNVPIKYELLKRLSAANGKPLSGQQLADDLNISRTAIWKHMKQLEEEGYTFESIRKKGYILLSTPDTLDPAKITLALETEHFGKKIVYEKILTSTQTVAHQYAQEGAPDGTVIICEEQTDGRGRLMREWKSQKGKGIWMSVILRPDVPPYEAPQFTLVAAVAITNAIKDVTGVRPDIKWPNDLLINGLKCTGILTEMQADPDRVNAIIMGIGINVNHESEDFDEDIVHIATSLKIASGKQVDRAKLVAKILFYLEKYSKQYIEEGFENIKTLWEEYSCTIGSRIKATTLRDVFVGKAIGITKDGILQLQLDDGRIENIYSADIELQK, from the coding sequence GTGAATGTACCCATTAAATATGAATTATTAAAGCGTTTATCTGCTGCAAATGGAAAACCACTTTCAGGACAACAATTGGCGGATGACTTGAATATTTCAAGAACGGCAATTTGGAAGCATATGAAACAACTGGAAGAAGAAGGATATACATTTGAATCGATTCGAAAAAAAGGATATATATTGCTTTCAACACCCGATACATTAGATCCAGCTAAAATCACATTAGCACTTGAAACAGAGCATTTTGGAAAAAAGATTGTGTATGAAAAAATATTAACATCAACTCAAACAGTAGCGCATCAATATGCGCAAGAGGGAGCACCAGACGGAACAGTTATTATCTGTGAAGAACAAACAGATGGTAGAGGTCGCTTAATGAGAGAGTGGAAATCTCAAAAGGGGAAAGGAATTTGGATGAGCGTTATTTTACGCCCCGATGTTCCACCCTATGAAGCACCTCAATTTACATTAGTAGCAGCCGTTGCCATTACAAATGCTATAAAAGATGTGACAGGAGTACGTCCAGATATCAAATGGCCAAATGACCTATTGATTAATGGTTTGAAATGTACTGGTATATTAACAGAAATGCAAGCTGATCCTGATCGAGTGAATGCAATTATTATGGGAATTGGAATTAATGTTAATCATGAATCTGAAGATTTTGATGAGGATATTGTTCATATTGCCACATCGTTAAAAATAGCTTCAGGTAAACAAGTTGACAGAGCGAAACTCGTAGCGAAAATTCTTTTCTATTTAGAAAAGTATAGTAAACAATATATTGAAGAAGGTTTTGAAAACATTAAAACTTTGTGGGAAGAATATTCTTGTACAATTGGTAGTCGTATAAAAGCAACAACTTTACGTGATGTTTTTGTTGGAAAGGCAATTGGCATTACAAAAGATGGTATCTTACAATTACAGCTTGATGATGGAAGAATTGAAAACATTTATTCAGCTGATATTGAACTTCAAAAATAA
- a CDS encoding C40 family peptidase: MSISLKQIVLSVLLPVSFLMTSLIISPQDTLAAKMKGYELKSGDILISSKGGDRRSYTGHSGIVYKDKVIDIHPRNKGKKPTYMSFDKWIKDFKTTKVVRYKDSKKAKEAGKYAWDNYIKGTYKNRTYDITSNPKNRNYIYCSELVWQSYYYGPKVTWKHFVVKPYKEIIPDIVAPYDYLNESFQKINGFKTAKTIAW, translated from the coding sequence ATGAGTATTTCTCTTAAACAAATAGTGTTATCAGTGCTTTTACCTGTTAGTTTTTTAATGACCAGTCTTATCATTTCTCCTCAAGATACGTTAGCAGCTAAAATGAAGGGCTACGAACTAAAGTCAGGAGACATTTTAATTTCTAGTAAAGGAGGAGACAGAAGAAGTTATACTGGTCACTCTGGAATTGTTTATAAAGATAAAGTTATTGATATTCATCCACGAAATAAAGGTAAAAAACCTACATATATGAGTTTTGATAAATGGATTAAAGATTTTAAAACCACTAAAGTTGTTAGATATAAAGATTCTAAAAAAGCTAAAGAAGCAGGAAAATACGCTTGGGACAATTATATAAAAGGTACATACAAAAATAGAACATATGATATAACATCTAACCCCAAAAATAGAAACTATATTTATTGTTCAGAACTAGTATGGCAATCATATTATTATGGACCTAAAGTTACTTGGAAACATTTTGTTGTAAAGCCCTATAAGGAAATTATTCCTGATATTGTTGCTCCTTACGACTACCTCAATGAATCTTTTCAAAAAATAAATGGTTTCAAAACCGCTAAAACAATTGCCTGGTAA
- a CDS encoding CCA tRNA nucleotidyltransferase has product MIKQKSWEAAFDVIKSLEENGYEAVIVGGAVRDSLRGHVANDVDVATNAVPEEVKTVFARTADVGISHGTVLVIHPLSPVEVTTYRTEGTYQDHRRPDKVHFVSSLAEDLKRRDFTINAMAMSGNQEIIDLFGGKEDLQNGVIRAVGEPVERFKEDALRMLRAIRFSAQLGFEIENSTFDAISKQAKDLHFIAKERIKAEFDKIFVSEHPQKAIQNIQQSGLNQFLPGDYSQMELWEDFKADIGSWKGWAFFCLLQPKQDVELLNVFKCSNNEKKRVKDIIDAYQLLISDGWTKRNYFEYEFEVLKTAFEFANYLKKAPANPKSVEEIKQIKANLAIQKKTDLVVTGHDLIRWSSQKSGPWLKETLEKILTEILENRLKNDQQHIKKWFLSEYSRSI; this is encoded by the coding sequence ATGATTAAGCAAAAATCATGGGAAGCCGCATTTGATGTTATAAAGTCACTCGAAGAAAATGGCTATGAGGCTGTTATAGTAGGTGGTGCAGTACGGGATTCATTAAGAGGCCATGTGGCGAATGATGTTGATGTAGCGACAAATGCTGTACCTGAAGAAGTAAAAACTGTTTTTGCACGTACAGCAGATGTAGGAATTTCTCATGGTACTGTTCTTGTCATACATCCCTTAAGTCCTGTGGAGGTAACAACATATCGTACAGAAGGTACCTATCAAGATCATCGTCGTCCGGATAAAGTGCATTTTGTGTCTTCATTAGCAGAGGATTTAAAGCGAAGAGATTTTACGATCAATGCAATGGCAATGTCAGGAAATCAGGAAATTATTGATTTGTTTGGCGGTAAAGAAGATTTGCAAAATGGCGTAATAAGGGCTGTAGGAGAACCAGTAGAAAGATTTAAAGAGGATGCTTTACGAATGCTCCGCGCGATTCGTTTTAGTGCACAGCTAGGATTTGAAATAGAAAATTCTACATTTGATGCTATTTCTAAACAAGCAAAAGATCTACATTTTATTGCAAAGGAACGTATAAAAGCTGAATTTGATAAGATTTTTGTTAGTGAACATCCTCAGAAAGCAATACAAAATATTCAACAATCCGGTTTAAATCAATTTTTACCAGGGGACTATAGTCAAATGGAGCTTTGGGAGGATTTTAAAGCAGATATAGGATCGTGGAAAGGTTGGGCATTTTTCTGCTTATTACAACCAAAGCAGGATGTTGAACTTTTAAACGTGTTTAAATGCTCTAATAACGAAAAAAAACGCGTAAAAGATATAATTGATGCTTATCAATTATTAATTTCTGATGGATGGACAAAGAGAAACTATTTCGAATATGAATTTGAAGTTTTGAAAACAGCGTTTGAATTTGCTAACTATCTCAAAAAAGCACCAGCAAACCCTAAATCCGTAGAAGAGATAAAACAAATTAAGGCAAACTTAGCCATTCAAAAGAAAACGGATTTAGTTGTAACAGGGCATGATTTGATAAGATGGAGTAGTCAAAAAAGCGGACCTTGGTTAAAAGAAACTCTTGAAAAAATACTGACAGAAATTCTTGAAAATCGTCTAAAAAATGACCAACAACATATAAAGAAATGGTTTTTGAGTGAATATTCTAGAAGTATCTAA
- the bshA gene encoding N-acetyl-alpha-D-glucosaminyl L-malate synthase BshA → MKKLKIGITCYPTVGGSGVMATELGKMLAERGHEIHFITSSMPFRLNKIYPNIFYHEVQVNNYSVFQYPPYDIALASKMADVIQSEELDVLHVHYAIPHAVCAVLARDMSGQDIGIVTTLHGTDITVLGFDSSLSSAIRYGIEKSDIVTAVSNSLKQQTYELIETNKPIETIYNFVDEREYTPRDGRRLKEDFEIQEDEKVLIHVSNFRKVKHIPDVIRTFVKVREKIPAKLLLVGDGPEKNQIMHEVKKCKFTSDILFLGKQENLSELYAISDLKLLMSEKEAFGLVLLEAMACGVPGIGTNIGGIPEVIEHGKNGYIVELGDYEKAANYAIELLQDDQKLQQFRESAIYTANHRFHSSNIVEQYEALYEKVARKDD, encoded by the coding sequence ATGAAAAAATTAAAAATCGGAATAACATGTTATCCGACCGTTGGAGGCTCTGGTGTTATGGCAACAGAGTTAGGTAAAATGTTGGCTGAAAGAGGACATGAAATTCATTTCATTACATCAAGTATGCCTTTCCGTTTAAATAAAATTTATCCAAATATTTTTTATCATGAAGTTCAGGTAAACAATTATTCTGTCTTTCAGTATCCTCCATATGACATTGCATTGGCGAGTAAGATGGCAGATGTTATTCAAAGTGAAGAACTAGATGTATTGCATGTACATTATGCTATACCACATGCAGTTTGTGCCGTGTTAGCACGAGACATGTCTGGACAAGATATCGGTATAGTAACTACATTACACGGTACTGATATCACTGTATTAGGATTTGATTCCTCATTAAGCAGTGCAATTCGGTATGGTATAGAGAAATCTGATATTGTGACAGCTGTTTCCAATTCTTTGAAACAACAGACTTATGAGCTAATTGAAACAAATAAACCGATTGAAACAATTTATAATTTTGTGGATGAACGTGAATATACACCGAGAGATGGCAGACGACTTAAAGAAGATTTTGAAATTCAAGAAGATGAAAAAGTATTAATACATGTATCGAATTTTAGAAAAGTAAAACATATACCCGATGTTATTCGGACATTTGTTAAAGTAAGAGAGAAAATACCTGCTAAATTATTATTAGTTGGTGACGGTCCGGAGAAGAATCAAATCATGCATGAAGTGAAAAAGTGTAAATTCACTTCAGATATTTTGTTTTTAGGGAAGCAAGAAAATTTATCGGAACTTTATGCAATTAGTGATTTAAAATTATTAATGTCTGAAAAAGAAGCATTCGGGTTAGTCTTGTTAGAAGCTATGGCGTGTGGAGTACCAGGGATTGGTACGAATATTGGTGGAATTCCTGAAGTAATCGAACATGGTAAAAATGGCTATATTGTGGAACTTGGCGATTATGAGAAAGCTGCAAATTATGCAATTGAATTGTTGCAAGATGATCAAAAGTTACAGCAATTTAGAGAATCAGCTATTTATACGGCAAATCATAGATTCCATTCATCGAATATTGTAGAACAATATGAAGCGCTTTATGAAAAGGTGGCAAGAAAAGATGATTAA